In Cutaneotrichosporon cavernicola HIS019 DNA, chromosome: 1, one DNA window encodes the following:
- a CDS encoding uncharacterized protein (Gamma-glutamyltranspeptidase) has translation MTHTPTTGAVVCEHTTASAIGAEILKAGGNAVDALIAAVLAVGVLSPYHSCIGGGGFVLVRTPEKWDVIDFRSCAPAATTMDNFMAHSSPHGGHAVAVPGEIKGLYRLHQQYGKAEWASLFAPSVKLSRGARMGRDLYDFIARECPNAPRIEGSWMADDPEFVRAFSRDGRLIQVGEVWAREDYADVLEAIGERGPEAFYGGEVAGNIVKAVQGRGGVMSLDDLKKYTPVNREPLSTTFRGHEVFSVPAPASGAALLGALKTLDSFPLSKPLSVEDEHVTVEAMRLAFGARTELGDPAYVPVDAVQAAMLRGAADRVQEKTQAPEYYLPGAVGVDDNGTSSMAAADASGLVVSLTTTVGTAWASRIMVPGTGIVLNDSVLDFTVKGRPNVWGYAPAPANFVAGSRRPLSSMCPYIVLKDGEPVAVGGAAGGATIPSANILAVRNMLAYNLGAGEALAQPRIHNQVLPNVTVLEQSSDRGRRVVGLGQDVVRGLEERGHVVEWCERSRATPCAMRILPDGYDTGGDARKWDAGGAVCVGGKVVVQSHPA, from the exons ATGACACACACACCCACAACCGGGGCGGTAGTATGCGAGCATACGACAGCGTCGGCCATTGGCGCGGAAATCCTCAAAGCAGGCGGCAACGCTGTGGACGCCCTGATCGCTGCCGTCCTGGCTGTGGGTGTACTGTCGCCGTACCACTCGTGCatcggtggtggtggcttTGTCCTCGTTCGCACGCCAGAGAAATGGGACGTCATCGATTTCCGGAGCTGCGCGCCAGCCGCGACTACAATGGACAATTTCATGGCCCACTCCTCGCCACACGGCGGACACGCGGTAGCCGTGCCAGGCGAAATCAAGGGCCTGTACCGCCTGCATCAGCAGTACGGCAAGGCTGAGTGGGCGTCATTGTTCGCCCCGAGCGTAAAGCTGTCGCGGGGCGCACGGATGGGAAGGGACCTGTACGACTTTATCGCGCGCGAGTGTCCGAACGCGCCAAGAATTGAGGGGTCATGGATGGCCGACGATCCCGAGTTCGTGCGTGCGTTCAGCCGCGACGGGCGGTTGAtccaggtcggcgaggtgtGGGCGAGAGAGGATTACGCGGACGTGTTGGAGGCCATTGGGGAGAGGGGACCGGAGGCGTTctacggcggcgaggtggcTGGGAATATCGTCAAGGCTGTACAGGGACGTGGTGGGGTTATGAGCTTGGACGACTTAAAGA aatACACGCCGGTCAATCGTGAACCGCTCTCTACAACCTTCCGCGGCCACGAGGTGTTCTCGGTCCCTGCCCCAGCCAGCGGTGCAGCCCTTCTTGGTGCGCTGAAGACGCTCGACTCGTTCCCACTCTCCAAACCCCTAAGTGTCGAAGACGAGCATGTGACGGTCGAGGCGATGCGCCTCGCCTTTGGAGCTCGgaccgagctcggcgacccGGCCTACGTCCCCGTCGACGCGGTCCAGGCCGCCATGTTGCGTGGTGCCGCGGACCGGGTTCAGGAGAAGACGCAGGCGCCAGAGTACTACCTTCCCGGCGCGGTTGGGGTTGACGACAACGGCACGTCGTCCATGGCAGCAGCCGATGCGAGTGGGTTAGTAGTCAGCCTGACCACGACGGTCGGGACGGCGTGGGCGTCGCGCATCATGGTCCCTGGTACGGGGATTGTGCTCAACGACTCTGTCCTGGATTTTACCGTCAAGGGCCGGCCCAATGTATGGGGATAtgcgcctgcgccagcCAACTTTGTGGCTGGTTCGCGCAGGCCTCTGTCGAGTATGTGTCCGTACATTGTGCTAAAGGACGGGGAGCcggtggcggtgggcggGGCTGCTGGTGGTGCGACGATCCCGAGCGCCAATATCCTTGCCGTGCGGAATATGCTGGCTTACAATCtgggggcgggggaggcgTTGGCCCAGCCAAGAATCCACAACCAGGTCCTGCCGAACGTTACTGTACTGGAGCAGTCTAGCGATCGGGGTAGACGAGTGGTGGGGCTCGGCCAGGACGTCGTGAGGGGCCTGGAGGAGCGGGGACATGTGGTTGAATGGTGTGAGA GATCCCGAGCGACACCATGCGCCATGCGTATCCTGCCGGATGGGTACGACacgggcggcgacgcgcgaAAGTGGGATGCTGGGGGCGCTGTGTGCGTTGGAGGCAAGGTTGTCGTGCAGAGTCACCCGGCTTAG
- a CDS encoding uncharacterized protein (Protein of unknown function (Ytp1)), translating into MERAGRVALLALWFPLALAHKHPAVVDIDPKVPIDWIMYTHMAVQTFVWAILFPIGMVLGLSKSRFHVPVQAVGVVATLVGSYLGHNHGGREFAATVHGIMAQIIFWVLMVQTACGVFLRLHILNKTVRPWIRRVHGPLGMAFPIIGWTQIIMGVVTALGFCRGGEINQCLAHYIMGSAFIAYAAILVIMLNLGGAWLQRRGCSQEMLDSSVILVWGIINTFTEHQGGPWTHKDMQHTMMGVLWWAGGLLGVFLSRKGKRSFVPAVIIIMTGWGMSAHEQELMISSKASLVPDSPNSRFTQCSATPSPTVRIFQHLPPYLLVLSGITFISATNEEMKNANALGIDHVTYALFDFSLSFLVYLVITFLVHLYSNSGRNAMIMGDGEPEAGYAKLDQRDRGEDGLPDGPEVFELTEAEGSQDGSELTGDSDAVKIGGEDEVDWMQHDEMRGGALRL; encoded by the exons ATGGAACGCGCcggacgcgtcgcgctgctGGCGCTCTGGTTTCCCCTCG cgcTGGCCCACAAACACCCTGCAGTTGTCGACATTGATCCCAAGGTCCCAATCGACTGGATCATGTACACCCAC ATGGCAGTGCAGACGTTTGTATGGGCCATCCTCTTCCCTATCGGCATGGTCCTGGGCTTGTCCAA ATCACGCTTTCACGTCCCCGTCCAGGCTGTCGGTGTAGTGGCGACGCTTGTGGGAAGTTACCTCGGACACAACCACGGCGGGCGCGAGTTCGCAGCGACAGTGCACGGCATCATGGCCCAGATCATCTTCTGGGTCCTGATGGTCCAGACGGCGTGTGGCGTATTCCTGAGGCTCCACATTCTCAACAAGACCGTGCGGCCATGGATCAGGCGAGTACACGGCCCTCTGGGAATGGCATTCCCTATCATTGGATGGACGC AAATCATCATGGGCGTCGTGACCGCGCTCGGTTTCTGTCGCGGAGGCGAGATCAACCAATGTCTCGCGCACTATATCATGGGCTCGGCGTTCATCGCCTACGCCGCCATCCTGGTCATCAtgctcaacctcggcggTGCGTGGCTCCAACGCCGCGGATGTAGTCAGGAGATGCTCGACTCAagcgtcatcctcgtctgGGGCATCATCAACACGTTTACCGAACACCAGGGCGGCCCATGGACACACAAGGACATGCAACACACCATGATG ggCGTGCTGTGGTGGGCTGGCGGCTTGCTCGGCGTCTTCCTGAGCCGCAAAGGCAAGCGCTCGTTTGTGCCCGCCGTAATCATCATCATGACTGGCTGGGGCATGAGCGCGCACGAGCAGGAGCTCATGATTTCTTCAAAGGCAAGCCTCGTCCCTGATTCTCCTAACTCCAGATTCACGCAATGTTCGG CGactccctctcccaccgTCCGCATCTTCCAACACCTCCCGCCATACCTCCTCGTATTGAGCGGGATCACGTTCATCAGTGCAACcaacgaggagatgaagaatgccaacgcgctcggcatcgACCACGTCACCTACGCGCTCTTTGACTTTTCCCTCTCTTTCCTCGTGTACCTCGtcatcaccttcctcgtGCACCTGTACTCGAATTCGGGGCGGAACGCCATGATCatgggcgatggcgagccTGAAGCGGGGTatgccaagctcgaccagcGCGACCGGGGCGAGGATGGGTTGCCTGATGGGCCAGAGGTGTTTGAGCTCACAGAGGCCGAGGGGAGCCAGGACGGGTCGGAATTGACGGGCGACTCGGACGCCGTCAAGAtaggcggcgaggacgaggtcgactgGATGCAGCACGACGAgatgcgcggcggcgcgctgcgcctGTAG
- a CDS encoding uncharacterized protein (Glutathione S-transferase, N-terminal domain) — MQDGHQPTTGFADSATVSDIKPKAVLYCWPSSFLSTVPRLCLLEKGYPEDEYEVQHVDITSGNNFSPSYLKINGNAPTLSPLTEKDRVLCEDLIDLVRSPQVDPNFLEVTARDASELRVKLRGVQGVRLRDRQMALTQHLNIARDGASEAVANGDHKESKRWGEVVAILEDKWRTSQALVDIWSGAVDEERQLEYYEASRAAWTVHLPGTFAKLEVKMTGPYALGDDPSIADCYIIAWLARIVAMCGGGSVPAALTLVEPYMGGVRLGTRIQIYWGHWVQRSSFRKLAPILFPS; from the exons ATGCAAGATGGCCACCAACCCACCACAGGGTTCGCCGATTCCGCGACAGTCAGCGACATCAAGCCAAAGGCGGTCCTCTACTG TTGGCCATCGTCGTTTCTCAGCACTGTACCTCGACTGTGTTTGCTAGAGAAGGGATACCCAGAAGACGAGTACGAGGTTCAACACGTCGATATCA CGTCTGGCAACAATTTCTCCCCAAGCTATTTGAA AATCAACGGTAATG CGCCGACCCTCTCCCCATTGACAGAAAAGG ACCGTGTGCTGTGTGAAGATTTGATAGACCTGGTGCGGTCGCCACAGGTGGACCCTAACTTCCTGGAGGTGACAGCACGTGACGCATCCGAGCTGCGGGTCAAGCTCCGAGGTGTACAAGGTGTCCGACTGCGAGACCGACAGATGGCCCTCACCCAGCATCTCAACATTGCTCGGGATGGAGCGTCAGAGGCGGTAGCCAACGGTGACCACAAGGAGAGCAAGCGGTGGGGCGAGGTTGTGGCGATATTAGAGGACAAGTGGCGGACAAGTCAGGCTCTCGTGGACATCTGGAGCGGAGCTGTGGACGAGGAACGACAACTCGAATACTATGAGGCGAGTCGGGCAGCCTGGACCGTGCACCTCCCAGGGACTtttgccaagctcgaggtcaagatGACAGGTCCGTACGCCCTTGGCGACGATCCA tcaATCGCCGACTGTTACATCATTGCCTGGCTCGCACGTATCGTCGCCATGTGCGGCGGTGGCTCTGTTCCGGCGGCCCTTACGCTCGTCGAGCCCTACATGGGCGGCGTGCGTCTCGGGACCCGCATCCAGATCTATTGGGGGCATTGGGTCCAGCGCAGCAGTTTCCGGAAACT CGCTCCTATTCTCTTTCCGTCATGA
- the PEPP gene encoding uncharacterized protein (Aminopeptidase P, N-terminal domain): MTVDRPTKFPARAHASKLVSELVKLMPEAERNGNHAIFVQGHPTSCRDDTDRELPFHQEANFNFLTGAYDVHTASVLVTFNGSDIQHTLFVPPADPLETMWSIPPPTLEDAAVRFDAGAIRSTTELEAQLAQLGDATIHTLPVTHEFPPLPSSVLDAFKKQKHSTEHLRRAFHLTRLTKTAEELELMRKANGITSGAHEVLMRELGRYAAKRAKATVTATKERTGFEGMTQWEVESEQDAEALFVATCRRMGAEMAYLPIVASGSHASTLHYVCNDRLFPSTASPRAPGDTSFTPRRLARGCCGDVPEHDHATSTKSLHTSAFEPQVLLIDAGCEVEGYASDVTRTIPVGNGGKFTPKAAHIYDIVLRMMKEAEERTRVGVHWDDIHLHTHKVLIDEFIKLGIFKGTAEEMLQSGLSAAFYPHGLGHSIGLDVHDSLQYLREVKLDVPASSAAVPAKLFTYLRIRQPLQAGMVLTIEPGCYFPPQLLDMHGVWESPLVDHEVLKTYLPVGGVRLEDSVVVRDNGEPCENITPVGRERAWVEARASGLE; the protein is encoded by the exons ATGACTGTCGACAGGCCTACAAAGTTTCCCGCTCGCGCACACGCTAGCAAGCTCGTCTctgagctcgtcaagctcatgcccgaggctgagcgcaATGGT AACCACGCCATCTTCGTCCAGGGCCACCCCACATCGTGCCGCGACGACACGGACCGCGAGCTTCCCTTCC ACCAGGAGGCCAACTTCAACTTCTTGACCGGCGCGTACGATGTCCACACTGCCTCGGTCCTCGTGACCTTCAACGGCTCCGACATTCAGCACACTCTGTTCGTCCCACCCGCGGACCCGCTCGAGACGATGTGGTCGATCCCTCCTCCGaccctcgaggacgccgccgtGCGCTTCGACGCCGGTGCGATCCGCAGTAccaccgagctcgaggctcagctcgcccagctcggcgatgcGACCATCCACACCCTCCCCGTGACTCACGAGttccctccccttccctcctctgTGCTTGACGCCTTCAAGAAGCAGAAGCACTCCACCGAGcacctgcgccgcgcgtTCCACCTCACCCGCCTCACCAAGACAgctgaggagctcgagctcatgcGCAAGGCCAACGGCATCACTTCCGGCGCCCACGAAGTCCTCATGCGCGAGCTTGGGCGGTACGCTGCCAAGCGTGCCAAGGCCACCGTGACTGCTACCAAGGAACGGACTGGCTTCGAGGGTATGACCCAATGGGAGGTCGAGAGCGAgcaggacgccgaggcgctctTCGTCGCCACCTGCCGTCGCATGGGCGCCGAGATGGCGTACCTGCCCATTGTTGCTTCGGGGTCTCACGCGTCGACTCTTCACTATGT CTGCAACGACCGCCTCTTTCCCTCGACCGCCTCTCCCCGCGCGCCGGGCGACACGTCGTTCACCCCCCGCCGCCTGGCGCGTGGGTGCTGTGGTGACGTTCCCGAGCACGACCACGCCACCTCGACCAAGTCGCTGCACACTTCCGCGTTTGAGCCCCAGGtgctcctcatcgacgccggctgtgaggtcgagggctACGCGTCTGACGTGACGCGCACGATCCCTGTCGGCAACGGTGGCAAGTTCACGCCCAAGGCCGCCCATATCTACGACATTGTTCTCCGCATGAtgaaggaggcggaggagcgcaCGCGTGTCGGCGTGCACTGGGACGACATCCACCTGCACACACACAAGGTGCTTATCGACGAGTTCAtcaagctcggcatctTCAAGGGTaccgccgaggagatgctCCAGAGTGGTCTGTCTGCCGCCTTCTACCCCCACGGCCTTG gccACTCGATCGGTCTCGACGTCCACGACTCGCTGCAGTACCTGCGTgaggtcaagctcgacgtccCGGCCAGCTCTGCCGCGGTGCCGGCCAAGCTCTTCACCTACCTCCGCATTCGCCAGCCCCTGCAAGCCGGCATGGTGCTCACCATTGAGCCTGGATGCTACTTCCCACCCCAGCTGCTCGACATGCACGGCGTGTGGGAGAGcccgctcgtcgaccacgaGGTCCTCAAGACCTACCTCCCCGTCGGCGGTGTGCGTCTCGAGGACTCGGTGGTTGTGCGCGACAACGGTGAGCCTTGCGAGAACATCACTCCCGTTGGCCGCGAGCGTGCGTGGGTCGAGGCGCGTGCCAGCGGCCTCGAGTAG
- a CDS encoding uncharacterized protein (Protein of unknown function (DUF1640)), translating into MHRLGLLYQLSRRGPGDLSLSQIYLQNNPSTHNGGTDIGRDFVPEPSDEIQIEPEPEPEPESKRADDWRRVRTGPSSAPLDELDSSATAVARVPLPEPLVVTPKRVRQPFDTHRFVSKLNAASIEPDVSRVLMESVRSLITHRVDRASENMLSKAELDDQAYLFRAALSRVRTEWNVRKRNAGIAGRDALSAIRRDIDSVELTMSEDVQELKHDIELEMGNRKTDTRSDMKQASINIEEINNRATISIGDLKTEIESAKWEATRRAIAIIAVFVVFGVVISTVTFGESKVPPGPKPDATAHPASASTPVTATRDMGIGTDDDFDYEARIDKLLEDVERPERPEPKRPRRSSKPDRFTYTERI; encoded by the exons ATgcaccgcctcggcctcctgTATCAACTTTCGCGCCGAGGTCCCGGCGACCTTTCGCTCAGCCAGATCTACCTCCAGAACAACCCCTCGACGC ACAACGGCGGAACGGACATCGGGCGGGACTTTGTTCCCGAGCCTTCCGACGAGATCCAGATCGAACCTGAGCCCGAACCCGAGCCTGAGTCGAAACGTGCCGACGACTGGCGACGCGTCCGGACGGGGCCCAGCTCCGCACCActggacgagctggacTCGTCTGCTACTGCTGTCGCGCGTGTCCCACTCCCCGAGCCGCTGGTTGTGACACCAAAACGAGTGCGGCAGCCTTTCGACACGCACCGCTTTGTCTCAAAGCTCAACGCTGCGAGCATCGAGCCCGACGTCTCCAGAGTACTCATGGAGAGCGTGAGAAGCCTCATTACGCACCGCGTCGACCGCGCATCCGAAAATATGCTCAGCAAAGCCGAGCTTGATGAC caagcGTACCTCTTCAGAGCGGCGCTCTCAAGGGTACGCACAGAATGGAACGTACGTAAGCGCAACGCGGGAATAGCTGGACGAGACGCACTCAGCGCAATTCGGAGAGACATCGACTCGGTTGAGCTCACGATGAGCGAGGACGTACAGGAGCTCAAGCACGATATTGAGCTCGAAATGGGCAACCGCAAAACAGACACGCGGAGCGACATGAAGCAGGCGAGCATCAATATCGAGGAGATTAACAATCGAGCCACCATCAGCATCGGAGACCTCAAGACGGAGATTGAGAGCGCCAAGTGGgaggcgacgcggcgcgccaTTGCCATCATTGCAGTGTTCGTTGTGTTTGGGGTTGTGATTTCAACGGTAACGTTCGGTGAGAGCAAGGTCCCACCGGGGCCCAAGCCCGACGCGACCGCCCATCCCGCGTCCGCTTCGACCCCAGTAACAGCGACGCGCGACATGGGCATCGGCACTGATGACGACTTTGACTATGAGGCGCGCATCGACAAGCTGCTCGAAGACGTGGAGCGACCCGAGCGACCCGAGCCCAAGCGTCCCCGCCGGTCGTCCAAGCCAGACCGCTTTACCTACACGGAGCGTATTTGA
- the XPT1 gene encoding uncharacterized protein (Xylosylphosphotransferase that is specific for UDP- xylose as a donor and mannose as an acceptor to form a xylose- alpha-1-phosphate-6-mannose linkage. Functions in the O- glycosylation of proteins en route through the secretory pathway (By similarity)), producing the protein MRSVLAALKGAVRTVHLLLWDTAFHTDDVHLLQPEARDNLQADLDDDDNEYTSLSEYLSKTWRVVQTPSWLNFGRTHLETPGERTPHFRYAAHSEIYRIPNVDSDGTPLEPGEAAWHEREWLKDALPTYDSMRIESRIAFLPDMADVAVAFNDDYFLLRPLAVSDFHSPLYGSILRFKHDNERITTELNPQFFGTDGEYGGLFQANHLLSQRYPVVPRPYLLHVPKVITQSLQVEATLMFSKMSTLSASKRFRELPIGHGDLQSQWLQIALRTERWREAMLWTWVVAKLGGANGSLGQAEREQVGRLLGKTPGTNGSVEVVRGPRETLKHIETNFAHAGWDNPKNTEYVWSSLDGHLPMTGKKTADPVENAKCTIDLEKCFDTFWTEGQTTAAHMFKHLAFRHPKCGDCLLMALEIFPSPDATYTIPKTASPPPYIAPPHLPMTPTWDEADFSLSKALAKTALPGDKVPLRQWTMHLLSRYLYTYGKSDVVFTQLRTPESAADQFASLDLDEEPSVLCLNDDIERNYNEVLELVGTWFEKRWPNKAGWER; encoded by the exons ATGCGAAGCGTACttgccgcgctcaaggGCGCTGTACGCACGGTTCACCTCCTCTTGTGGGACACGGCCTTTCACACCGAcgacgtccatctcctccaaCCTGAAGCGCGTGACAACTTGCAAGCCGAcctcgatgacgacgacaatgAATATACCTCCCTGTCAGAATACCTCTCCAAAACATGGCGCGTGGTTCAGACTCCCTCGTGGCTCAATTTTGGGCGCACTCACCTCGAGACGCCTGGGGAGCGAACGCCCCACTTTCGTTACGCAGCCCATAGCGAGATCTACCGCATTCCCAACGTCGACTCAGATGGTACTCCCCTAGAACCAGGCGAGGCAGCATggcacgagcgcgagtggcTCAAAGACGCCCTCCCGACATACGACTCGATGAGAATCGAGAGTCGCATTGCATTCCTCCCCGACATGGCCGACGTAGCAGTCGCATTCAACGACGACTACTTTCTCCTTCGACCGCTGGCCGTGTCCGACTTTCACTCGCCGCTGTACGGGTCCATCCTGCGTTTTAAGCATGACAAC GAACGCATCACGACCGAGCTCAACCCCCAGTTCTTCGGCACTGACGGCGAGTACGGCGGCCTTTTCCAAGCCAACCATCTCCTCAGTCAGCGATACCCTGTGGTACCACGTCCTTACCTCCTGCACGTGCCCAAGGTGATCACCCAGAGCCTACAGGTCGAGGCGACCCTCATGTTTTCCAAGATGAgcaccttgagcgcgtccaaGCGTTTCCGCGAACTGCCAATTGGGCATGGCGACTTACAGAGCCAGTGGCTGCAGATTGCGCTTCGCACCGAGCGGTGGCGCGAAGCCATGCTGTGGACGTGGGTTGTCGCCAAACTCGGTGGAGCGAATGGAAGCTTGGGCCAGGCCGAAAGAGAGCAAGTCGGTCGCCTCCTCGGAAAGACGCCAGGAACAAATGGCAgtgtcgaggtcgtccgTGGACCACGCGAGACGCTCAAACACATCGAGACAAACTTTGCCCATGCAGGTTGGGATAACCCCAAGAACACAGAGTATGTCTGGAGCTCGCTTGACGGTCATCTACCCATGACGGGAAAGAAAACGGCCGACCCGGTCGAGAACGCAAAGTGTACCATCGACCTCGAAAAGTGTTTCGACACATTCTGGACCGAGGGCCAGACCACTGCGGCGCACATGTTCAAGCACCTCGCGTTCCGTCACCCAAAATGCGGCGACTGCTTATTAATGGCGCTG GAAATCTTTCCCTCCCCAGACGCGACGTACACAATCCCCAAGACGgcgtcaccgccaccgtaCATCGCACCACCACATCTCCCCATGACGCCGACGTGGGACGAGGCCGATTTCTCGCTATCCAAGGCATTGGCCAAGACCGCCTTGCCGGGAGACAAGGTACCGCTGCGCCAGTGGACCATGCACCTCCTCTCACGATACTTGTACACGTATG gcAAGTCCGACGTCGTGTTCACGCAGCTGCGCACGCCCGAATCGGCGGCCGACCAGTTTGCGTccctcgaccttgacgaggaACCAAGCGTGCTGTGCCTCAATGACGACATTGAGCGCAACTATaacgaggtgctcgagctcgtcggtACCTGGTTTGAGAAGCGGTGGCCCAACAAGGCGGGGTGGGAGCGGTAG
- a CDS encoding uncharacterized protein (Translation initiation factor SUI1), with protein sequence MSTTTKVDSSKTKSKASASAGATNLTGPYDPFASGDPFAEETTVKTVVPVKTEKIHIRLQQRNGRKTITTVQGIPDKYNFSKLLKAMKKEFACNGHVVHSADSDDEDSPVPPKKDGHGNVLQFQGDQRTNVKSFIISQGLLSEKEAKDQIVIHGY encoded by the exons ATGAGCACGA CTACCAAGGTGGACTCCTCCAAGACCAAGAGCAAGGCCTCGGCTAGTGCCGGGGCTACCAACCTTACCGGGCCATACGACCCGTTCGCGAGCGGCGACCCGttcgccgaggagacgaCTGTCAAGACCGTCGTCCCTGTTAAGACTGAGAAGATCCACATTC gtcTCCAGCAGCGCAATGGCCGCAAGACTATCACCACCGTCCAGGGTATCCCGGACAAGTACAACTTCTCGAAGCTTCTCAAGGCCATGAAGAAGGAGTTTGCCTGCAATGGCCACGTTGTCCACAgcgccgactcggacgacgaggacagccCGGTCCCCCCCAAGAAGGACGGCCACGGCAACGTTCTCCAGTTCCAGGGTGACCAGCGTACCAACGTCAAGAGCTTCATCATTAGCCAGGGCCTGCTTtcggagaaggaggccaaggaccAGATTGTCAT CCACGGCTACTAA